In a genomic window of Akkermansia massiliensis:
- a CDS encoding AMP-binding protein yields the protein MAIFGSSNLSDSGDLLIFNKVSHKTLLMFEKELGRDRMTYLVEESLPPDAATAAHLESTKADGILFQAGGSDPIALRSAIMERINEGRRVVFLPGPVAHVKGSISHIPPRVIKALEALHISPVPVCTGFYTSSVLDAEADTDAQADIQVHILPKLAPGAEMAARLTSAWLECSAQAYATLPQLHGSLSALLFRSLKLHSDCRVIDGIDDTTLTYGQLLAISVAFAKRLKKITTNRRVGIILPPGKGAAIANLGCLFAGKTPVNFNYSASEGAFASSVKQSGVDWFITADTFMRKLQNFPWPPQRDLILMEREIPLLKGSAKRWGVAIKFLTAGFMIKKLGLDAPTGADEAVLMFTSGSSGEPKGVPLTHHNILSNISQCSSRITLAPQSRFLGSLPVFHCFGITIGLWYPMIGGYDMVTYPSPLEAKRLGALIKQYGISLVVTTPTFLRGFMKRCEPDTFKTVRYLIVGAEKLPDELSAAFREKFGTVPCEGYGLTEASPVCSVNFIDPAPSNAAGDFIPGMKKGSVGALLPGIAVRITSPHTGRVVPVTTSGMIWLKGPNIFPGYLGGPEADRDIFVDGWLKTGDIGSADEFGFLKIEGRISRFSKIGGEMVPHEALEAAIMNIWNLDPADEERRIAVVTIPDPVKGEAVALLTTLVTDYVHQARTLIRHGLIDQGLPALWCPKEIIPVEHIPVLPSGKLDIKQCRMLAYEALNIPFEP from the coding sequence ATGGCCATTTTTGGTTCCTCCAATCTATCCGACTCCGGCGACCTGCTGATTTTCAACAAAGTATCTCATAAAACCCTGCTGATGTTCGAAAAGGAACTGGGCAGGGACCGCATGACGTACCTGGTGGAAGAAAGCCTCCCCCCGGATGCGGCCACCGCCGCCCATCTGGAATCCACCAAGGCGGACGGCATCCTGTTCCAGGCCGGCGGCAGCGATCCCATTGCCCTGCGTTCCGCCATCATGGAACGCATCAACGAGGGCAGAAGGGTAGTATTCCTGCCCGGTCCCGTAGCCCACGTGAAAGGCTCCATCAGCCACATTCCCCCACGGGTGATCAAGGCCCTGGAAGCACTCCATATTTCCCCCGTGCCGGTATGCACGGGCTTTTACACCAGCTCCGTGCTGGACGCGGAGGCGGATACGGACGCCCAGGCGGATATCCAGGTGCACATTCTCCCCAAGCTGGCTCCCGGGGCGGAAATGGCGGCGCGCCTCACCTCCGCGTGGCTGGAATGCTCCGCCCAGGCCTATGCCACGCTGCCGCAGCTGCACGGCTCCCTGTCCGCCCTGCTGTTCCGCAGCCTAAAGCTTCATTCCGACTGCCGGGTGATCGACGGCATTGACGATACCACGCTGACCTACGGCCAGCTTCTGGCCATCTCCGTGGCCTTTGCCAAACGGCTGAAAAAGATCACCACGAACCGCCGCGTAGGCATCATTCTGCCGCCCGGCAAGGGAGCGGCAATCGCCAACCTGGGCTGCCTGTTCGCCGGAAAAACGCCGGTGAATTTCAATTATTCCGCCTCGGAAGGGGCCTTTGCCAGCTCCGTGAAGCAATCCGGCGTGGACTGGTTCATCACGGCGGATACCTTCATGCGCAAGCTCCAGAACTTCCCGTGGCCCCCCCAGCGGGACCTGATCCTCATGGAGCGGGAGATTCCGCTGCTCAAGGGCTCCGCCAAACGCTGGGGCGTGGCCATCAAATTCCTTACAGCGGGGTTCATGATTAAAAAGCTGGGGCTGGATGCGCCCACGGGCGCGGATGAAGCCGTGCTGATGTTCACCTCCGGCTCCTCCGGAGAACCGAAAGGCGTGCCGCTGACCCACCACAACATCCTTTCCAACATCTCCCAGTGTTCCTCCCGCATCACGCTGGCGCCGCAAAGCAGATTCCTGGGCAGCCTCCCCGTATTCCACTGCTTCGGCATCACGATCGGGCTGTGGTACCCGATGATCGGCGGGTACGACATGGTCACCTACCCCTCCCCGCTGGAGGCCAAGCGCCTGGGCGCCCTCATCAAGCAGTACGGCATCAGCCTGGTGGTCACCACCCCCACCTTCCTGCGCGGTTTCATGAAGCGCTGCGAGCCGGACACCTTCAAAACCGTGCGCTACCTGATCGTAGGAGCGGAAAAATTGCCGGACGAGCTCTCCGCCGCCTTCCGGGAAAAGTTCGGCACCGTTCCGTGCGAAGGCTACGGCCTGACGGAAGCCTCCCCGGTCTGCTCCGTCAACTTCATTGACCCGGCCCCGTCCAACGCCGCCGGAGACTTCATTCCCGGCATGAAAAAGGGCTCCGTGGGCGCTCTGCTTCCCGGCATCGCCGTACGCATCACCAGCCCGCATACGGGCCGCGTGGTACCCGTGACGACCTCCGGCATGATCTGGCTGAAGGGGCCGAATATCTTCCCCGGCTACCTGGGCGGTCCGGAAGCCGACCGCGACATTTTCGTGGACGGCTGGCTGAAAACCGGAGACATCGGTTCTGCGGACGAATTCGGCTTCCTGAAAATTGAAGGCCGCATCTCCCGCTTCTCCAAGATAGGCGGGGAAATGGTGCCCCATGAAGCCCTGGAAGCCGCTATCATGAACATCTGGAACCTGGACCCGGCGGACGAGGAACGGCGGATAGCCGTCGTCACCATTCCGGACCCCGTGAAGGGGGAGGCCGTGGCCCTGCTCACCACCCTGGTGACGGACTACGTGCACCAGGCGCGCACCCTCATCAGGCACGGCCTGATTGACCAGGGGCTCCCGGCCCTGTGGTGCCCCAAGGAAATCATTCCCGTGGAGCACATTCCGGTGCTGCCCTCCGGCAAGCTGGACATCAAGCAATGCAGGATGCTGGCTTATGAAGCGCTGAACATTCCCTTTGAACCATAA
- a CDS encoding tetratricopeptide repeat protein: MQAPSPLKPLSPRTKWLIALCLCALVMLLEFLTYHMAYRIGYDEGMLTTPPVVVQKSDEKAMQNLSRFMADVFASRESLAGILDNREERLAWIRDPELRTETAWGLTRELISRDGVDRALPAARELIDAGYASGRYRVWAPRADAVAKALLAEHQYSPAYGYLKTAVEGYEKEGMAEPLVRALQTMSSIDQMLNRNEEANVLLQHAVDAAAHLGTDALPVRSRLMAAQGRLARATGRIPESRAYFKKALALCPQPDKTTGDLALASISMGEAMLEAGRKDEARELFLKGLTGSENASYLLNDCLNALRGLARISTEQGNYEEALAYLYQAEGAARGVLPADHAFWAGLYDQRGWVNIMRKAAPEARADFLKAIANSAASPVISAQSLEGLGKAWLDAGEGDKARENLQKALQLRESHFASDVLSLGRVYYSLGLASDMAGDRESALHAYAGAVDSLLKCGEGPERRSLLVQSYLCKAYALCDGEQWKEAVETFEAVLPMLEGEQRSENYKQLGRCYDELGMKEKADACWKESGFPRVRMASPGRRPSGNARSSRR; encoded by the coding sequence ATGCAGGCCCCTTCTCCTTTGAAACCCCTGTCTCCGCGCACCAAGTGGCTGATTGCCCTGTGCTTGTGCGCGCTCGTGATGCTGCTGGAGTTCCTGACGTACCATATGGCGTACCGCATCGGTTATGATGAAGGGATGCTGACCACACCGCCGGTGGTGGTGCAGAAGAGCGATGAAAAGGCCATGCAGAATTTATCCCGCTTCATGGCGGATGTTTTCGCTTCACGCGAGAGCTTGGCCGGCATTCTGGACAACCGGGAGGAACGCCTGGCATGGATCAGGGATCCGGAGTTGCGGACGGAGACGGCCTGGGGCCTCACCCGTGAGCTGATCAGCCGGGACGGCGTGGACCGCGCCCTTCCTGCGGCCAGGGAATTGATTGACGCCGGATATGCCTCCGGGCGCTACCGGGTGTGGGCCCCCCGCGCGGACGCCGTGGCCAAGGCCCTTCTGGCGGAGCACCAGTATTCCCCGGCCTACGGTTATTTGAAAACCGCCGTGGAGGGGTATGAGAAGGAGGGAATGGCCGAGCCGCTGGTGCGGGCCCTCCAGACCATGAGTTCCATTGACCAGATGCTGAACAGGAATGAGGAGGCGAACGTGCTGCTCCAGCACGCGGTGGACGCCGCCGCCCATCTGGGGACGGACGCCCTCCCGGTCAGGTCCAGGCTTATGGCCGCCCAGGGCCGGCTGGCGCGCGCCACGGGGCGCATTCCGGAATCGCGCGCCTATTTCAAGAAGGCCCTGGCCCTGTGCCCCCAGCCGGACAAGACGACCGGTGACCTGGCCCTGGCGAGCATCAGCATGGGAGAAGCCATGCTGGAGGCCGGCAGGAAGGATGAGGCGCGGGAATTGTTTTTAAAGGGCCTTACCGGTTCGGAGAACGCCTCCTACTTGTTGAATGACTGCCTTAACGCCCTGCGCGGGCTGGCGCGCATTTCCACGGAGCAGGGGAATTATGAGGAAGCCCTGGCTTATCTTTACCAGGCGGAGGGCGCCGCTCGCGGCGTGCTGCCGGCGGACCATGCATTCTGGGCCGGGCTGTACGATCAGAGGGGGTGGGTGAACATCATGCGCAAGGCCGCTCCGGAAGCCCGCGCGGATTTCCTGAAGGCGATTGCCAACAGCGCGGCTTCCCCCGTCATTTCCGCCCAGTCCCTGGAAGGGCTAGGCAAAGCGTGGCTGGATGCCGGGGAGGGGGACAAGGCCAGAGAAAACCTGCAAAAAGCCCTTCAACTGCGGGAATCCCACTTTGCCTCGGATGTCCTGTCCCTGGGCCGGGTTTATTATTCCCTGGGGCTCGCCAGCGATATGGCGGGGGACCGGGAAAGCGCCCTGCACGCCTATGCCGGAGCAGTGGATTCCCTGCTGAAATGCGGGGAGGGGCCGGAGCGCAGAAGTCTGCTGGTGCAGTCCTATTTGTGCAAGGCATACGCCCTGTGCGACGGAGAGCAGTGGAAGGAGGCCGTGGAAACTTTTGAAGCGGTGCTCCCCATGCTGGAGGGGGAACAGCGGTCGGAGAATTACAAGCAGCTTGGCCGCTGTTACGATGAACTGGGAATGAAGGAAAAGGCGGATGCCTGCTGGAAGGAATCCGGTTTTCCCCGCGTGCGCATGGCCTCTCCCGGGCGCAGGCCGTCCGGGAACGCCAGATCCTCCCGGCGGTAG
- the xseA gene encoding exodeoxyribonuclease VII large subunit, producing the protein MEFPEETPAAPRPITVKQLVYRLRDTVSIAVGTQWVVGELSNVKHHTSGHVYFTLKEQGAEIFCAFFKAAASKCPVRLQEGMKVHVLGSATVYPDRGQLQLVIRQVKAAGQGDLQARFLELKEKLQREGLFDAERKKGIPAFPRAIGIVTSPTGAVIQDIRHVLERRAPWVKAYLLPVRVQGAGAEHEIAAAVRAWSAAPLNGLPPVDVLIVGRGGGSIEDLWNFNEETVARAIYECTVPVISAVGHDTDFTIADFVADLRAPTPTAAAELATPDGPEWLRKLARMEQALHASARHSLLRSKLKLDVYLRGKLLDADSLLSPYAQRLDDMEETLLNVAATRIFQNTLHINKLEHQLQMRHPTHRNRERAQLLASLQAGLAHAAAVRMADFSSQLALIQARLEAHSPEQTLRRGYALVENQNKQLIRQTNQVHAGEKLKVRVSDGCFYVRDDTPQ; encoded by the coding sequence ATGGAATTCCCGGAGGAAACGCCTGCCGCTCCCAGGCCCATCACGGTCAAACAGCTCGTTTACCGCCTGAGGGATACGGTCAGCATTGCCGTGGGGACCCAGTGGGTGGTGGGAGAGCTCAGCAACGTCAAGCACCATACCAGCGGCCACGTTTACTTCACCCTGAAGGAACAGGGCGCGGAAATCTTCTGCGCCTTTTTCAAGGCTGCGGCTTCCAAATGCCCCGTACGGCTCCAGGAAGGGATGAAGGTCCATGTGCTGGGCAGCGCCACCGTGTACCCGGACCGGGGCCAGCTTCAACTGGTCATCAGGCAGGTGAAAGCCGCCGGCCAGGGAGACCTGCAGGCGCGCTTTCTGGAACTGAAGGAAAAACTCCAGCGGGAGGGGTTGTTTGACGCTGAACGCAAAAAGGGCATCCCCGCCTTTCCCCGCGCCATCGGCATCGTCACCTCCCCTACCGGCGCCGTCATCCAGGATATACGCCATGTGCTGGAACGCCGCGCCCCGTGGGTGAAAGCCTACCTGCTGCCCGTGCGCGTCCAGGGGGCGGGAGCGGAGCATGAAATAGCCGCTGCCGTGCGCGCCTGGTCCGCAGCCCCTCTCAACGGCCTGCCGCCCGTGGACGTGCTCATTGTGGGCCGCGGGGGCGGCTCCATAGAAGACCTGTGGAACTTCAATGAGGAAACGGTAGCGCGCGCGATTTACGAATGCACCGTTCCCGTGATTTCCGCGGTAGGCCACGATACGGACTTCACCATTGCGGACTTTGTGGCGGACCTGCGCGCGCCCACCCCGACCGCGGCCGCGGAGCTGGCTACGCCGGACGGTCCGGAATGGCTCCGCAAACTGGCTAGAATGGAACAGGCCCTGCACGCCTCCGCACGGCATTCCCTGTTGCGTTCCAAGCTGAAACTGGATGTTTACCTGCGGGGAAAACTGTTGGATGCGGATTCCCTGCTCTCCCCTTACGCCCAGCGCCTGGACGACATGGAAGAAACCCTGCTGAATGTCGCGGCCACGCGCATTTTTCAAAACACGCTCCATATCAACAAACTGGAACATCAATTACAAATGCGCCATCCCACCCACCGCAACAGGGAGCGCGCGCAGCTTCTGGCCTCCCTCCAGGCCGGACTGGCCCATGCGGCCGCCGTGCGCATGGCGGACTTCTCTTCACAACTGGCTCTTATTCAAGCCCGGCTGGAAGCTCACAGCCCGGAGCAAACGCTGCGCCGCGGATACGCCCTGGTGGAAAACCAGAATAAGCAGCTCATACGGCAAACGAACCAGGTACATGCAGGAGAAAAATTGAAAGTCCGTGTCTCCGACGGTTGTTTTTATGTCAGGGATGACACACCGCAATAG
- a CDS encoding bile acid:sodium symporter family protein: MFKSLIRTFAIVAAFIAGYMMPGLHVYSWTFKWMLIVMLFVTFLGIRFKRMKPERAHWLLVGANLLIALAAWGACRLVFGDGYLAEAAFFVGIMPTATAAPVVMGLLGGSVEFMLTALLLLNGIICALLPFILPAVVGQGGFEIYLNVAQNISLVMLLPLVLALAARRFYPRAIAWPRKLKDVTFGIWVVILVLIAANASYDISSRDGISERVLEQIGAVSLLVCGINFGLGHLLGGRTRAAECSQALGQKNTTLSIYLALTYASPIAALGPTFYVLWHNLWNAWQLYRASERKRRNG, translated from the coding sequence ATGTTCAAATCCCTCATCCGCACGTTTGCCATCGTGGCGGCTTTTATTGCGGGGTACATGATGCCCGGTCTGCACGTCTACAGCTGGACGTTCAAGTGGATGCTGATCGTGATGCTGTTTGTGACGTTCCTGGGCATCCGCTTCAAGCGGATGAAGCCGGAGCGCGCGCACTGGCTCCTGGTAGGGGCCAACCTGCTGATCGCCCTGGCCGCGTGGGGCGCGTGCCGCCTCGTTTTCGGAGACGGATACCTGGCGGAGGCCGCTTTCTTCGTGGGCATCATGCCCACGGCCACGGCGGCTCCCGTGGTGATGGGGCTGCTGGGCGGCAGCGTGGAGTTCATGCTGACGGCCCTCCTGCTGCTTAACGGCATTATTTGCGCTCTGCTGCCTTTCATTCTGCCGGCGGTCGTGGGGCAGGGCGGCTTTGAGATTTACCTGAACGTGGCCCAGAATATTTCCCTGGTGATGCTGCTGCCGCTGGTCCTGGCCCTGGCGGCGCGGCGTTTTTATCCGCGGGCCATTGCGTGGCCGCGGAAGCTGAAGGACGTCACCTTCGGCATCTGGGTGGTGATTCTGGTTTTGATCGCGGCGAACGCCTCTTATGATATTTCCTCCCGTGACGGCATTTCGGAGCGCGTGCTGGAACAGATCGGCGCAGTTTCCCTGCTGGTGTGCGGGATCAATTTTGGACTGGGGCATTTGCTGGGGGGGCGTACCCGTGCCGCGGAGTGCAGCCAGGCCCTGGGGCAGAAGAATACCACGCTGTCCATTTACCTGGCGCTGACGTATGCCAGCCCCATCGCCGCGCTGGGGCCTACGTTTTACGTGCTGTGGCATAATTTATGGAATGCCTGGCAGTTGTACCGGGCGTCCGAACGGAAGCGCAGGAACGGCTGA